A genomic window from Plutella xylostella chromosome 23, ilPluXylo3.1, whole genome shotgun sequence includes:
- the LOC105388342 gene encoding toll-like receptor 6 — MPKKHNNLKRLELRTFNQVIVYVLFYYHAIGSFAVEMPHECAYRSPETEASEDAVLFCKIRTINSLDHLLQNISRTHYDEVVSLHVQCSEILFFESTLAAEKVPPKQVALPKMRDLFVDKCKLRQIPARAFENFKDLKRLHVTTHNSEWSAMTMELHDQAFSGLNELIELNLSDNNIWSTKTETFCSLYSLKTLNLTRNHLQNIKTIGFSDSIIEQNLSVKSCNLVLEVLDMSFNDLIVISDNSLSKLRSLSKLLLQNNAISTIEDRAFGGVVNLQVLNLSSNFLTSLPPDLFADTKLLKDINLSNNTINVMPPGLFEGLEHLQILDLSRNHLTSQWINKNTFVGLLRMVILNLSRNRLVKIDRYMFQDLYSLQKLNLEHNEISTIDEHSFEELRNLHSLTLSNNKLQHIHSHLFSDLHVLHELFIDNNKIKHIEDNAFDNMTTIEDLTLNDNLLNSIPSSMRKLRSLRSLDIGTNNITHLYRENFRGLSELFGLRLVDNKVTFLNEDTFEHLPQLQVLNLASNKINHVSPGCFRKNINLKLLRMDGNEINKFDGIFNTLDTLVWLNMSENKITFFDFKSFPSSLEWLDLHKNSIENFVNDDMYSHLNIKLLDLSFNNISQLTVTSIPKSVEKLYLNDNYINYIQVGAFSKLQRLSTVTLNNNRLVQLDMNALRLDQIDEDSDLPEFFVSGNPFVCDCSMEWIQRINYLSHNRQYPRVLDLDKTFCSLVHSRAREKKIIIDMSPSDFLCPYESHCFALCHCCDFVACDCEMICPNNCRCYHDITWNANVVDCSNAGYTEVPERIPMDATEIYLDGNHISNLGNHVFIGKKKLQVLYLNNTQLGEVNNQTFKGIESLRVLHLENNKLVELKGDEFIHLNNLKELYLDHNAIALVANNTFSSLKSLSVLRIDENKLVNFFPWKLLASSSKNLAHVSIEGNQYSCDCKSIAELDNWLRRDPGDPEKMLCTDTEGNPTTITIASVLSHCKEYMGSVGDPMVSRNEIHSNSIFLPDNYFAIICGIIIIVVVICLIGAIFYAFRYEVSDWLYTKYGVPLFKEQSCPNVDQVLEGNLNHMYDYYVICNTKDTNFVNHNIMSELEFRKMASKKQIVSESSLNILTLDSFSKSSRLSKRLVIVITTNFLCNDLCEIHFKNIFYSYLKSLNRSDLNKVIFVKLVDNNQINDDLGFLLDKFKNISWDDPRFWDKFVALLNSTDTIITLRSTEKSVFKKSLRQTPTLRYTTMPVTGDSCSKQNFTNSLQYCKGRDGDDSPCESSPSSDNNTYGDGNNSNNSYMSIDNRTCPRFNYDLRLNPGNGHVYSRVEDISPTNVPRSAATGVEGRTYFV, encoded by the coding sequence ATgccaaaaaaacataacaattTGAAAAGACTCGAACTTCGAACTTTCAATCAAGTTATAGTGTACGTGTTGTTTTACTACCATGCCATCGGCAGCTTCGCGGTGGAGATGCCGCACGAGTGCGCGTACCGGAGCCCCGAGACGGAAGCGTCGGAGGACGCGGTGCTTTTCTGCAAAATCCGGACGATTAATAGTTTAGACCACCTGTTACAGAACATCAGTCGGACACATTACGACGAGGTGGTGTCCTTGCATGTGCAATGTAGTGAGATCCTGTTCTTTGAGAGTACATTGGCGGCTGAAAAGGTGCCACCGAAACAAGTGGCACTTCCAAAGATGCGAGATCTCTTCGTTGACAAGTGCAAGCTGCGGCAGATCCCGGCGCGAGCATTCGAGAACTTCAAGGATCTGAAGCGACTCCACGTGACGACTCACAACAGCGAGTGGTCGGCGATGACTATGGAACTGCACGACCAAGCCTTCTCCGGCTTAAATGAACTCATTGAGCTCAACCTAAGTGATAACAATATATGGAGCACTAAAACGGAAACTTTTTGCTCTTTGTATAGTTTGAAAACGTTGAATCTTACAAGAAATCACTTGCAAAATATTAAGACTATAGGCTTTTCTGATTCGATAATCGAGCAGAACCTAAGTGTTAAAAGTTGTAATTTAGTTTTAGAAGTGTTAGATATGTCTTTTAATGATTTGATAGTAATTTCTGATAACAGCTTATCAAAGTTACGTTCCCTGTCTAAGTTGTTGTTACAAAATAATGCTATATCTACAATAGAAGATCGTGCATTTGGCGGGGTAGTTAATTTGCAGGTACTTAATTTGTCAAGTAACTTCCTAACCAGCCTTCCCCCTGACCTCTTTGCCGATACCAAGTTATTAAAAGACATAAATTTAAGCAATAATACGATCAATGTTATGCCTCCAGGGTTATTTGAGGGTTTGGAGCATCTGCAGATATTGGACCTCTCTCGTAACCACCTTACCAGTCAGTGGattaataaaaacacttttgtAGGGTTATTGCGAATGGTGATACTGAATCTTTCTCGAAACCGGTTAGTTAAAATTGATCGGTATATGTTCCAAGACTTATATAGCTTACAAAAGTTAAACCTGGAGCATAACGAAATATCAACTATTGATGAGCACTCTTTTGAAGAACTACGAAATTTGCATTCTTTGACACTTTCTAATAATAAACTTCAACACATTCATTCACATCTATTTTCCGACTTACATGTATTACATGAACtttttatagataataataagattaaaCATATTGAAGATAATGCTTTCGATAACATGACCACTATTGAGGATTTGACtttaaatgataatttattgAATTCCATACCTTCTTCTATGCGTAAATTACGATCCCTCCGGTCGCTAGACATCGGTACAAACAACATTACGCACCTCTATCGGGAAAACTTCCGCGGTTTATCCGAACTTTTCGGCTTGCGGCTAGTAGATAACAAAGTTACGTTTTTGAATGAAGATACTTTCGAACATCTGCCTCAATTACAGGTTCTTAATTTGGcctctaataaaataaatcacgTATCTCCTGGTTGTTTCAGGAAAAATATTAATCTGAAACTATTGCGAATGGACGGCAACGAAATAAACAAGTTTGATGGAATATTTAATACTCTAGACACTTTGGTTTGGCTCAACATGTCTgagaataaaataactttctttGACTTCAAAAGTTTTCCGAGTAGCCTGGAGTGGCTAGATTTACATAAAAACAGTATTGAAAATTTTGTCAATGATGACATGTATTCCCACTTGAATATAAAGTTAttagatttaagttttaataacATAAGTCAACTAACAGTCACATCAATACCAAAATCAGTTGAAAAGTTATATTTGAACgataattacataaattatattcaagTTGGAGCGTTTTCGAAACTACAAAGACTATCAACGGTGACGCTCAATAATAATAGACTTGTTCAACTTGACATGAATGCTTTGAGATTAGACCAAATAGATGAAGATAGTGACTTACCAGAGTTTTTTGTTAGTGGAAATCCGTTTGTGTGTGACTGTTCTATGGAATGGATTCAACGTATTAATTACTTGAGTCACAACCGGCAGTATCCACGTGTTCTTGACTTAGACAAAACGTTTTGTTCTCTCGTCCATTCGCGTGCCagagaaaagaaaataataattgatatGTCACCTTCGGACTTTCTCTGTCCTTACGAAAGCCATTGTTTTGCCCTATGCCATTGTTGTGACTTTGTTGCTTGTGACTGTGAAATGATTTGTCCTAATAATTGTAGATGTTATCACGACATAACTTGGAATGCGAACGTAGTCGATTGTTCCAATGCCGGCTATACAGAAGTACCAGAAAGAATACCAATGGACGCAACAGAGATATATTTAGATGGTAACCACATAAGTAATTTGGGAAATCACGTTTTTATAGGCAAGAAAAAACTACAAGTTTTATATTTGAATAATACTCAATTAGGCGAAGTTAACAATCAAACATTTAAAGGCATTGAGTCACTTAGGGTACTGCATTtagaaaataacaaattgGTCGAATTGAAAGGAGACGAATTTATACACCTTAATAACTTAAAAGAGCTATATTTAGATCATAACGCTATAGCTCTTGTAGcaaataatacattttcttCATTAAAATCTCTATCCGTTCTCAGAATTGATGAAAATAAACTTGTCAACTTTTTTCCTTGGAAATTATTAGCTTCCTCCTCGAAAAACTTAGCGCACGTGTCCATTGAAGGAAATCAATATTCTTGTGACTGCAAAAGCATAGCAGAACTAGACAACTGGCTTCGTAGAGATCCCGGTGATCCAGAAAAAATGCTTTGCACAGACACTGAGGGTAATCCCACAACAATTACTATAGCCTCAGTACTCAGTCACTGCAAGGAATATATGGGCTCAGTGGGTGATCCAATGGTTTCTAGAAACGAAATCCATTCAAACTCCATATTTTTACCTGATAATTACTTTGCTATAATATGtggtattataataattgttgtTGTGATTTGTCTAATAGGTGCTATCTTTTATGCATTCAGATATGAAGTAAGTGACTGGTTGTACACTAAATACGGAGTCCCCTTATTCAAGGAACAGTCTTGCCCTAATGTAGACCAAGTACTGGAAGGGAATCTTAATCACATGTACGATTATTACGTGATATGCAATACCAAAGATACAAACTTTgtaaatcataatataatgtCGGAACTTGAGTTCAGGAAAATGGCgtcaaaaaaacaaatcgtCAGCGAGTCTTCCTTGAATATATTGACACTAGATAGTTTTTCAAAATCTTCAAGATTGTCAAAACGCCTGGTAATAGTTATCACAACAAACTTTTTATGTAATGATTTATGTGAAATCCActtcaaaaatatattctataGTTACTTAAAATCATTAAACCGTAGTGATCtgaataaagttatatttgtaAAGCTAGTAGACAACAACCAAATAAACGACGATCTCGGGTTTCTTTTGGATAAGTTCAAAAACATCTCTTGGGACGACCCAAGATTTTGGGACAAATTTGTCGCATTGCTCAACTCGACCGATACAATAATCACATTAAGGAGCACCGAGAAAAGCGTGTTCAAGAAGTCGTTGCGTCAAACCCCGACTTTGAGATACACAACAATGCCGGTCACCGGAGACAGCTGTTCCAAGCAGAATTTCACGAATTCTTTGCAGTACTGCAAAGGGCGAGATGGAGACGACTCTCCTTGCGAGAGTTCGCCGTCGTCAGACAACAACACGTACGGAGACGGGAACAATTCGAACAATAGCTACATGTCGATCGACAACAGAACATGTCCCCGGTTTAATTACGACCTGAGGCTGAACCCCGGCAATGGTCACGTATACTCGAGGGTGGAAGACATTTCGCCGACTAATGTTCCCCGCTCGGCCGCGACCGGCGTGGAAGGGCGCACGTACTTTGTCTGA